A stretch of the Amycolatopsis sp. BJA-103 genome encodes the following:
- a CDS encoding NPP1 family protein — protein MRRFTTVLLGTLASLLLVTGTAFAAPPQALDWSAPWPDRIYEPAFDYDGDGCYPTPGIGRDGTLAPGLALGGDVNGQCRDLSDLDNTNAYSRVKCNNGWCAYLYALYFEKDQAALGPGSAGHRHDWEHVVVWVQGDWGRYVSTSAHGKYTTRHRDQVPWDETGKHPKVIYHKDGIGTHCFRHAGFGEEPENHKKQWQYPPLVGWDGYPPGLRDKLTGHDFGSAQLGIRDSSFNGELAKAKPAGIPFDPNA, from the coding sequence ATGCGACGGTTCACCACGGTCCTCCTTGGCACGCTCGCTTCCCTCCTTCTCGTGACCGGCACGGCCTTCGCCGCGCCGCCACAGGCACTCGACTGGTCGGCGCCCTGGCCCGACCGGATCTACGAACCAGCCTTCGATTACGACGGCGACGGTTGTTACCCGACCCCGGGGATCGGCCGTGACGGCACTCTCGCGCCAGGACTCGCGCTGGGCGGTGACGTCAACGGCCAGTGCCGCGACCTGTCCGATTTGGACAACACCAACGCGTACTCGCGGGTGAAGTGCAACAACGGCTGGTGCGCTTACCTGTACGCGCTCTACTTCGAAAAGGACCAGGCCGCGCTGGGCCCCGGGAGTGCCGGTCACCGGCACGACTGGGAGCACGTCGTCGTGTGGGTGCAAGGCGACTGGGGCAGGTACGTGTCCACGTCGGCCCACGGCAAGTACACGACCAGGCATCGCGACCAGGTCCCGTGGGACGAGACGGGCAAGCACCCCAAGGTGATCTACCACAAGGACGGGATCGGCACGCACTGCTTCCGGCACGCGGGCTTCGGCGAGGAGCCGGAGAACCACAAGAAGCAGTGGCAGTATCCGCCGCTGGTCGGCTGGGACGGCTACCCGCCGGGCCTGCGCGACAAGCTGACGGGGCACGACTTCGGCAGCGCCCAGCTCGGGATCCGGGACTCGTCGTTCAACGGCGAACTCGCCAAGGCGAAGCCCGCCGGGATCCCGTTCGATCCGAACGCCTGA
- a CDS encoding DUF262 domain-containing protein: MQANTLTPQKLFEPQVRYVIPVFQRPYVWEIEKQWEPLWADVRAVADELLETQNLAQPTEVSAHFLGAVVLDQQSNPAGYIQVRHVIDGQQRLITLQLLLNAVRQVAEKHGRPRDAALLKALVRNPEHIIEEDDELLKVWPILADRAPFQHAMDDDPGNDSGEHRVSQAIVFLRERIRDWALEGDENNATDRLRALTTTLARHLKLVVIDLEPGDNAQAIFEALNDRGSPLLAADLVKNAVFQAAERQHLDTEQLDQDYWAALSGDFWRQELRQGRLNRPRIDVFLNYWLTMRRAHLVPSDRIFADFRDHVLAQATDVRSVLAELKSDAQCYRQLDSHPPRSVPGTFHYRVIEVMDIAATMPLLLWLLRPGSSVPPHARDQSLEAVESWLVRRMLCRTTLADTNSVVVELIRHLGLQDPSEVGVATRRFLAEQTGDSRRWPHDVEVIDSLRQIRFYSVMIPRRRGRMILEALEDSYRSSKSEEAHCPRASLTVEHLMPVSWQKNWSAGVADDPVARQQRERRVQKLGNLTLLTSKLNPILSNNVWDNVDQKQSKRNGINQHSVLMLNKQLLAEHVRWTDEDIEERSRTLATQITEKIWTRPE; this comes from the coding sequence GTGCAGGCCAACACACTGACGCCGCAAAAACTGTTCGAACCGCAAGTCCGTTACGTGATCCCGGTGTTCCAGCGGCCGTATGTGTGGGAAATCGAGAAGCAATGGGAGCCGCTTTGGGCAGACGTCCGCGCGGTCGCCGATGAACTCCTCGAGACGCAGAATCTCGCTCAGCCCACTGAAGTGTCCGCCCATTTCCTGGGCGCCGTCGTCCTCGACCAGCAATCGAACCCCGCCGGCTATATCCAGGTACGGCATGTCATCGACGGCCAACAGCGGCTCATCACCCTCCAACTGCTGCTGAACGCGGTACGCCAGGTCGCCGAGAAACACGGCCGTCCACGGGACGCGGCCCTGCTCAAGGCACTCGTCCGCAATCCAGAGCACATCATCGAAGAGGATGACGAGCTGCTGAAGGTCTGGCCGATCTTGGCCGACCGAGCGCCGTTCCAGCATGCCATGGACGACGATCCGGGCAACGACTCCGGTGAACACCGCGTCAGCCAGGCAATCGTCTTCCTGCGCGAACGCATTCGGGACTGGGCCCTTGAAGGCGACGAAAACAACGCAACCGATCGGCTGCGTGCACTCACCACGACGCTGGCGCGGCATCTGAAGCTCGTCGTGATCGATCTCGAACCCGGCGACAACGCGCAAGCGATCTTCGAAGCGCTCAACGACCGAGGCAGCCCCCTCTTGGCGGCCGATCTGGTGAAGAACGCTGTCTTTCAAGCCGCCGAGCGTCAGCACCTCGACACCGAACAGCTCGACCAGGACTACTGGGCCGCGTTGTCCGGTGACTTCTGGCGTCAGGAGCTCCGCCAAGGGCGATTGAACCGACCACGGATCGACGTCTTCCTCAATTACTGGCTCACCATGCGCCGAGCTCACCTGGTGCCCTCGGATCGGATTTTCGCGGACTTCCGTGACCATGTGCTCGCACAAGCCACCGACGTTCGAAGCGTGCTCGCGGAGCTAAAGAGCGATGCTCAGTGTTACCGGCAACTCGACAGCCATCCACCACGGTCGGTACCCGGCACTTTCCATTACCGGGTCATCGAGGTCATGGACATCGCCGCGACTATGCCCTTGTTGCTCTGGCTTCTACGTCCCGGCTCCTCGGTCCCGCCTCACGCTCGTGACCAGTCCTTGGAGGCGGTCGAAAGCTGGCTGGTAAGGCGCATGCTGTGCCGCACGACGCTGGCCGACACCAACAGTGTCGTCGTCGAGCTCATCAGGCATCTCGGTCTTCAGGATCCCTCGGAGGTGGGTGTCGCCACCCGGCGTTTCCTGGCCGAGCAGACCGGGGATTCACGGCGCTGGCCACACGACGTCGAAGTGATCGACAGCCTGCGGCAGATTCGCTTCTATTCCGTGATGATTCCCCGGCGCCGGGGACGCATGATCCTGGAAGCCCTCGAAGACAGCTACAGGTCCTCGAAGAGCGAAGAAGCGCATTGCCCACGCGCCAGTCTGACCGTCGAACACCTCATGCCGGTCAGCTGGCAAAAGAATTGGAGCGCGGGGGTCGCTGACGACCCGGTGGCCCGGCAGCAGCGCGAGCGTCGCGTTCAGAAACTCGGAAACCTCACCTTGCTCACGAGCAAGCTGAACCCGATTCTGTCCAACAACGTCTGGGACAACGTCGATCAGAAGCAAAGCAAGAGAAACGGCATCAATCAGCACAGCGTGCTGATGCTGAACAAACAGCTTCTCGCCGAGCACGTTCGATGGACCGATGAAGACATCGAGGAACGTTCACGAACCCTGGCCACGCAGATCACGGAAAAGATCTGGACCCGCCCGGAGTAA
- a CDS encoding helix-turn-helix domain-containing protein, translating to MPDHSEREIAVLVGEVLFNREIAMELVLSACTVETLVQHIMTKLGAGNRTQISTWVTTTNG from the coding sequence GTGCCTGACCACAGCGAGCGCGAGATCGCCGTCCTGGTCGGCGAAGTGCTCTTCAACCGGGAGATCGCGATGGAGCTGGTGCTCTCCGCGTGCACCGTCGAGACGCTCGTGCAGCACATCATGACCAAGCTCGGCGCGGGCAACCGCACGCAGATCTCGACCTGGGTGACCACCACGAACGGGTGA
- a CDS encoding helix-turn-helix domain-containing protein, which translates to MTASHAPVRPVSAPVRATPARSAALVIARAVVDGIRHSLPEHAPLFDTRATEFVALVLEYDAMDSALGIAAGADAFRELGVAEYAAGKGLDRLSRAYHSAGRGALPVLASLSRQPGAGSALMDTGVEALLRCADVLIRLSTTAYRAAHTPSVAELRRDLLKEILSGRPPAKWVALAAEAGWVPPARVVAIAAEPGAVRASFGPEVLADLTGEYPHLLVPDDVEIGGILAGTRAAVGPAVAPAEAAASLRWARRTLELVRREVIEDGPLVRWSDHLTTHWLFADEVLTGALVTRSLAPIADLPPNERTKLAETLEAMLAARGGAPEIANNLGVHPQTVRNRLRRLRVLFGARLDDPEERLDLRIALRADLLASESARPATPIRAA; encoded by the coding sequence ATGACCGCGTCCCACGCTCCAGTCCGCCCTGTCTCCGCTCCCGTCCGCGCCACCCCGGCCCGCTCCGCAGCCCTCGTGATCGCCCGCGCGGTCGTCGACGGCATCCGGCATTCCCTTCCCGAGCACGCGCCCCTGTTCGACACGCGCGCCACGGAGTTCGTCGCGCTGGTCCTGGAGTACGACGCGATGGACTCCGCGCTGGGCATCGCTGCCGGCGCGGACGCCTTCAGGGAGCTCGGGGTTGCCGAATACGCGGCGGGCAAGGGCTTGGACCGGCTGTCGCGCGCCTACCACTCGGCGGGACGGGGCGCTTTGCCCGTGCTGGCCTCGTTGTCACGGCAGCCCGGGGCCGGATCGGCCCTGATGGACACCGGGGTGGAGGCCCTGCTCCGCTGCGCCGACGTCCTGATCCGGCTTTCCACCACCGCCTACCGCGCCGCGCACACGCCTTCGGTGGCCGAATTGCGCCGCGACCTGCTGAAGGAGATCTTGAGCGGCCGACCGCCCGCGAAGTGGGTCGCTCTCGCGGCCGAGGCGGGCTGGGTCCCGCCCGCCCGGGTGGTCGCGATCGCCGCGGAGCCCGGGGCGGTCCGCGCCTCGTTCGGCCCGGAGGTACTGGCCGACCTCACCGGCGAGTATCCGCACCTCCTGGTGCCCGACGACGTCGAGATCGGCGGCATCCTGGCGGGGACGCGGGCGGCGGTCGGGCCCGCGGTGGCGCCCGCCGAGGCCGCGGCCTCCCTGCGGTGGGCCCGCCGGACGCTGGAACTGGTCCGGCGGGAGGTGATCGAGGACGGCCCTCTCGTGCGCTGGTCGGATCACCTGACCACGCACTGGCTCTTCGCCGACGAGGTGCTCACCGGCGCGCTCGTCACGCGGAGCCTGGCGCCGATCGCCGATCTGCCGCCGAACGAGCGCACCAAGCTCGCCGAAACCCTCGAAGCCATGCTCGCCGCCCGCGGCGGGGCGCCCGAGATCGCGAACAACCTCGGTGTCCACCCGCAGACGGTCCGCAACCGCCTGCGCCGTCTCCGTGTCCTGTTCGGTGCCCGGCTCGACGATCCCGAGGAGCGGCTGGACCTGCGGATCGCCTTGCGCGCCGATCTTCTCGCTTCCGAATCGGCCCGCCCGGCCACCCCGATCAGGGCGGCGTGA